A genomic stretch from Clostridiales bacterium includes:
- a CDS encoding DUF1861 family protein — translation MAAKSIKELIEVYESSRVEIQSSKIIFSGMDEMDVYNITAPFKDMYKEVLAGRVEKRESEDSRTVFFVNKENRWIPKENMMDFRLQDPFITKIKGELIFGGVETYPHPYIKNALGYKTVFYRGSSTEKLHKFTEGPGMMKDIRLIEFPEGEIGIFTRPQGKIGGRGKIGFIKIKSLDELNADIISSAKLIEDQFIDEEWGGPNELHILNNGLVGILGHIARFDEKGYRHYYSMVFSFDPKTCKASDIRIILMRSELPDGSAKRPDLKDVLFSGGIIRLNNGKAELYVGVSDAEAYKVTIEDPFKIYEK, via the coding sequence TTGGCAGCCAAATCTATAAAAGAGCTTATTGAAGTATATGAATCATCCAGAGTGGAAATTCAATCCAGCAAGATAATATTTTCAGGTATGGATGAAATGGATGTATACAATATAACCGCCCCATTTAAAGATATGTACAAAGAGGTCTTGGCAGGTAGGGTTGAAAAAAGAGAAAGTGAAGATTCTCGTACCGTATTTTTTGTAAATAAAGAAAACAGATGGATTCCAAAGGAAAATATGATGGATTTTCGTCTTCAGGACCCTTTTATAACTAAAATAAAAGGAGAACTTATATTCGGCGGAGTTGAAACGTATCCCCACCCCTATATAAAAAATGCCCTTGGATATAAAACTGTTTTTTACAGGGGCAGCAGCACGGAAAAGCTGCATAAGTTCACCGAAGGGCCCGGAATGATGAAAGATATAAGGCTTATCGAGTTTCCTGAAGGCGAAATCGGCATATTTACAAGGCCTCAGGGGAAAATTGGCGGAAGAGGAAAAATAGGTTTTATAAAGATAAAATCACTTGATGAACTGAATGCCGATATTATAAGTTCCGCTAAACTTATTGAAGACCAGTTTATCGATGAAGAATGGGGAGGCCCGAATGAGCTTCATATATTGAATAACGGGCTTGTCGGCATCCTCGGACACATTGCACGTTTTGACGAAAAAGGTTACAGGCATTATTATTCAATGGTATTTTCATTTGACCCTAAAACATGTAAAGCTTCAGATATTAGAATAATTTTAATGAGAAGTGAATTGCCTGACGGAAGCGCTAAAAGGCCCGACTTGAAGGATGTATTGTTCAGCGGTGGAATAATAAGGTTAAACAATGGAAAAGCCGAACTATATGTAGGCGTAAGCGATGCTGAAGCATACAAGGTTACAATTGAAGATCCGTTTAAAATTTATGAAAAATAA